A genome region from Paracholeplasma morum includes the following:
- a CDS encoding glycoside hydrolase family 3 C-terminal domain-containing protein: MKNEKIISQLSLEQKAKLLAGKDFWQTVNIDELGIPSIFLADGPNGLRKQKAAADHLGLNESIKSTCFPTSATIANSWNPLIVETFSSMLGVEAVAERVSVVLGPGVNIKRNPLAGRNFEYYSEDPYLAGKISAAFIRGVQSNGIATTVKHFAANNQEYRRMSSDSVVDERALRELYLTPFEISVKEGQSKAIMASYNLVNGVYANENSHLLNDILRKEWGFDGVIVSDWGGLNDKVASIKATAELEMPTSGGQTTLELIEAVKDGKVSQEELDQAVDRVLTLVFDTHKAFENKPVTFNKELHHSIAQKAAEESIVLLKNEENILPIKPKDKVAIIGDFAKEQRFQGAGSSGVNPTQVDTILDSISDNDFNYVGFSKGFHRYGRKSKRLLNQAKKLAIKADVVLLFLGLDEYSETEGLDRKTLMLPQNQLTLLEHLHEVNKNIVVVLSCGSVIDTSFDRLAKGLLHTYLPGQAGAKATLNILTGKVSPSGKLSETYPVSYEQVPSSPYFPGKQNTVEYRESIFVGYRYFDKARISVKYPFGHGLTYSKFNLSELVVDDHKVSFKIKNIGNCEAQEVAQLYIGKSNTKILRPTKELKGFIKVALKPNEEREVSIPFDEYSFRFYNAKSKQFEVEPGDYEIYIGTSSEDISLKRKIIQKGNMTTLPYTLDELKAYKEMNILNIPNKEFKTLLGRDIPKAEFVFYKKKRMVVDYNTTVQQLKYSRGWSGRFFAFGVRFGHGFLRLIGQKKTANMMQMALYHNPMRNISRLTGGMITWKQLDGLILMFNGHFFKGVKQFIKGRNKKQKKEGRS; the protein is encoded by the coding sequence ATGAAAAATGAAAAAATAATCAGCCAATTATCACTCGAACAAAAGGCAAAGCTGTTAGCAGGAAAAGACTTTTGGCAAACTGTAAACATTGATGAATTAGGAATCCCTAGTATCTTTCTGGCAGACGGTCCAAATGGATTACGAAAGCAGAAAGCAGCTGCAGACCATCTAGGTCTAAACGAATCCATAAAGTCAACATGTTTTCCTACTTCTGCAACCATAGCAAATTCATGGAATCCTTTAATTGTAGAAACATTTTCTTCAATGCTTGGCGTTGAAGCTGTGGCTGAACGTGTCAGCGTGGTCTTAGGGCCAGGCGTCAACATTAAAAGAAACCCTCTAGCGGGGAGAAATTTTGAATACTATAGTGAAGACCCATACTTAGCAGGAAAAATAAGTGCAGCGTTTATTAGGGGTGTTCAAAGTAACGGCATTGCGACAACCGTAAAACACTTTGCAGCAAACAACCAAGAATACAGAAGAATGTCTTCAGATTCTGTGGTTGACGAACGAGCATTGAGAGAACTATATTTAACGCCTTTTGAGATATCCGTCAAAGAAGGACAATCAAAGGCAATCATGGCCTCATACAATCTAGTCAATGGTGTTTATGCCAATGAAAATTCACACTTATTAAATGACATTCTTAGAAAAGAATGGGGATTTGATGGGGTAATCGTTTCAGACTGGGGCGGACTAAACGACAAAGTCGCATCGATAAAAGCAACAGCAGAGTTGGAGATGCCAACATCGGGTGGTCAAACAACCCTAGAACTGATTGAAGCAGTAAAGGATGGTAAAGTATCTCAAGAAGAACTTGACCAGGCTGTAGACCGCGTCTTAACGCTTGTGTTTGATACGCATAAAGCTTTTGAGAATAAACCTGTTACTTTTAACAAAGAACTACACCATAGTATTGCCCAAAAAGCAGCAGAAGAATCGATTGTACTCTTGAAAAATGAAGAGAACATCTTACCGATTAAACCTAAAGACAAAGTGGCCATAATAGGTGATTTTGCTAAAGAACAAAGATTTCAAGGGGCTGGATCAAGTGGTGTTAACCCTACACAAGTAGACACAATACTAGACAGCATATCAGATAATGATTTCAATTATGTTGGGTTTTCAAAAGGCTTTCACAGATATGGAAGAAAAAGTAAAAGATTACTAAACCAAGCTAAAAAACTGGCTATAAAAGCAGATGTTGTATTACTATTCTTAGGATTAGACGAATACTCTGAAACCGAAGGCCTAGACAGAAAGACGTTAATGCTACCTCAAAATCAACTGACACTATTAGAACATTTACATGAGGTTAATAAAAATATCGTGGTTGTACTGTCCTGTGGTTCAGTGATTGATACATCATTCGATAGACTTGCTAAAGGATTATTACATACTTATCTACCCGGACAAGCTGGGGCAAAAGCAACCCTTAATATCTTAACTGGTAAAGTATCACCAAGTGGAAAACTGTCAGAAACTTACCCTGTAAGTTACGAACAAGTTCCTTCATCACCTTACTTTCCAGGCAAACAAAATACAGTTGAATACCGTGAAAGTATTTTTGTTGGCTACCGATATTTTGACAAAGCTAGAATTTCAGTCAAATATCCATTTGGACATGGTCTGACCTACTCGAAATTCAATCTTTCGGAGTTGGTGGTTGATGATCATAAGGTAAGTTTCAAAATTAAAAACATTGGAAATTGCGAAGCTCAAGAAGTTGCACAGTTATATATTGGAAAGTCTAACACAAAGATTCTTCGCCCAACAAAAGAGTTGAAAGGCTTCATCAAAGTTGCATTAAAACCAAATGAGGAAAGAGAAGTTTCTATCCCATTTGACGAGTACTCATTTAGATTTTACAACGCCAAGTCAAAACAATTTGAAGTTGAACCAGGCGACTATGAAATTTATATTGGAACTTCCAGTGAAGACATCAGCTTGAAACGCAAGATCATTCAAAAAGGTAACATGACAACATTACCTTACACCTTAGATGAATTGAAAGCTTATAAGGAAATGAACATTTTGAATATACCAAACAAAGAGTTTAAAACCTTATTAGGAAGAGATATTCCAAAGGCAGAGTTTGTTTTCTACAAAAAAAAGAGAATGGTAGTTGACTATAATACAACTGTACAACAACTCAAGTATTCAAGAGGTTGGTCAGGAAGATTCTTTGCATTTGGTGTAAGATTCGGTCATGGATTCTTGCGCTTAATCGGTCAGAAGAAAACGGCCAATATGATGCAAATGGCATTGTATCATAATCCAATGAGAAATATCTCACGATTAACAGGTGGGATGATCACTTGGAAACAACTAGATGGTTTGATATTAATGTTCAACGGCCATTTTTTTAAGGGCGTTAAGCAGTTTATTAAAGGAAGAAACAAAAAACAGAAAAAAGAAGGTAGATCCTAA
- a CDS encoding beta-glucosidase, whose translation MSTLKRMFKTRQSKVWVIVTSVVTVLLLVVNILALSMFYDLFSNLWGKERRITADGIEQIYFTDFESKKEARENGEVINELINEEGIVLLKNEGQSLPLPAGSKLSVFGKNSVDVVYGGSGSAQGSGEYTKTLFESLESAGFLYNPTLKSFYESSDSGSGRPSNPKMENDGTISLSTGETPWNSYSSDVKASFESYNDAAIIFLSRIGGEGWDLPRTMVNKDGNLVSGARSETDHYLQLDQNETDLIHEVANIFDKVIIVINSSATIETGFLDDPTHYAYHANIDSALWIGAPGDTGIMALGRILKGEVNPSGRTVDTYVRNYKNDPTWQNFGNYLEKNGQNYTSITDKISNYAYAFVDYEEGIYVGYRYYETRGYTDGEAWYDQQVVYPFGYGLSYTTFDQELTNKTQLDGTSISKDKKITVSVKVTNTGTQAGKEAVQIYVTAPYTEGGIEKSHVVLAGFAKTKTILPNQSQTVSITLTPYDFASYDHKDLNANGFKGYELESGEYEIRLGRNAHEFYDSFSMNVASPGIRFDKDQTTDNEVQNRFEDADDELTVVLSRSDWENTFPSPRTAIEKVISAATNEKINSTATNNPNTYSEFPIIGESGEVGLRSMIGKSYSDPLWEDILNQITAQELIDLFNKGAFQTIDVLSIGKPRTTDADGPSGFVNFMSNPLTGSVYGASHYASEPIMAATFNRDLLFKLGEAVGDEALIGDERGDGAPYSGWYAPGMNLHRSQFGGRVGEYYSEDPFLSGMLGASQIQGVMSKGVYTMVKHFAVNEQETSRSGVTTWLDEQTLRELYLKPFEYAVKVGKTTGMMSSFNRIGTVWAGGDYRLLTEVLRDEWGFRGTVISDFNTGGHMDSKQMAYAGGDLNLQNFGQEWNARKSNATDMTILRIAAKNVLYTVANSNAMNAEVKSYRLPIWVEIMYGIDAVVAVSFATWGVFAIRKSLKVTKQA comes from the coding sequence ATGAGTACTTTAAAAAGAATGTTTAAAACGAGACAGTCTAAGGTCTGGGTTATTGTAACCTCGGTCGTTACAGTTTTATTATTGGTGGTAAATATTTTAGCTTTATCCATGTTTTATGACTTGTTCAGTAATCTATGGGGTAAAGAACGAAGAATTACCGCAGATGGTATCGAACAGATATACTTCACAGACTTTGAGTCGAAGAAAGAAGCTAGAGAAAATGGTGAAGTCATCAATGAACTCATCAATGAAGAGGGCATTGTACTTCTAAAAAATGAAGGACAATCCTTACCGTTACCAGCTGGCTCCAAACTAAGTGTATTTGGGAAAAACTCAGTAGATGTTGTCTATGGAGGTTCAGGGTCTGCTCAAGGCTCTGGGGAATATACTAAGACCCTTTTTGAAAGCTTAGAAAGTGCAGGATTTCTATATAATCCCACCCTTAAGAGTTTTTATGAAAGTAGTGATTCAGGTAGCGGAAGACCATCGAATCCTAAAATGGAAAATGATGGAACAATCTCACTTTCAACCGGTGAAACCCCTTGGAATAGCTATTCAAGTGATGTAAAGGCATCTTTTGAGTCATACAACGATGCTGCAATCATTTTCTTATCTCGAATTGGTGGTGAAGGATGGGACCTTCCAAGAACCATGGTTAATAAAGATGGTAACTTGGTATCAGGTGCTAGAAGCGAAACTGATCACTATTTACAACTAGATCAAAACGAAACAGACTTAATCCATGAAGTAGCAAACATTTTTGATAAAGTCATTATCGTAATCAATAGTAGTGCAACCATCGAAACAGGATTCTTAGATGATCCAACTCATTATGCGTATCATGCAAACATAGATTCAGCATTATGGATAGGGGCGCCTGGGGATACAGGAATAATGGCTCTAGGTAGAATACTAAAAGGGGAAGTCAATCCTTCTGGAAGAACTGTGGATACCTATGTTAGAAACTACAAAAACGATCCTACATGGCAAAACTTCGGTAACTATCTTGAAAAAAATGGTCAAAACTATACATCCATTACAGATAAAATCTCAAACTATGCCTATGCATTCGTAGACTATGAAGAAGGCATTTATGTTGGATATAGATATTACGAAACACGCGGTTACACTGATGGAGAAGCTTGGTATGATCAACAAGTAGTATACCCATTTGGATATGGGTTAAGTTATACAACTTTTGATCAAGAGTTGACGAATAAAACTCAACTTGATGGCACAAGTATTTCTAAAGACAAAAAGATTACTGTATCAGTAAAAGTCACCAATACCGGAACTCAAGCTGGTAAAGAAGCTGTCCAAATATATGTAACAGCCCCTTATACTGAAGGCGGTATAGAAAAATCACACGTGGTTTTAGCAGGATTTGCGAAAACCAAAACGATCTTACCTAACCAAAGCCAGACAGTCTCAATCACACTTACCCCTTATGATTTTGCTTCATATGATCATAAAGATTTAAACGCCAATGGCTTTAAGGGATATGAACTAGAATCTGGGGAATACGAAATTCGTCTAGGAAGAAATGCTCATGAGTTCTATGATTCATTTAGTATGAATGTGGCTAGCCCAGGCATTAGATTTGATAAAGATCAAACCACAGATAATGAAGTACAAAATAGATTTGAAGACGCAGATGACGAATTAACTGTTGTATTATCTCGTTCTGATTGGGAAAATACTTTCCCTTCTCCAAGAACTGCGATTGAAAAAGTAATTAGTGCTGCGACAAATGAAAAGATTAATTCAACAGCTACAAATAACCCAAATACTTATTCTGAGTTCCCAATCATTGGTGAATCAGGAGAAGTTGGGCTTAGAAGTATGATTGGTAAGAGTTATTCAGATCCATTATGGGAAGACATCTTAAACCAAATTACAGCTCAAGAATTGATTGACTTATTTAACAAAGGTGCTTTCCAAACGATTGACGTATTAAGCATTGGTAAGCCAAGAACAACAGATGCAGACGGACCAAGTGGTTTCGTAAACTTTATGTCTAACCCATTAACTGGTTCAGTTTATGGTGCATCACATTATGCCTCAGAACCTATCATGGCAGCAACCTTTAATAGAGACCTATTATTTAAACTAGGAGAAGCCGTTGGCGATGAAGCATTAATTGGTGATGAACGTGGTGATGGTGCCCCTTATTCAGGTTGGTACGCACCAGGTATGAACTTACACCGTTCACAATTTGGCGGACGTGTTGGTGAGTATTACAGTGAAGATCCATTCTTAAGTGGTATGTTAGGCGCCAGTCAAATTCAAGGTGTCATGAGTAAAGGTGTATACACAATGGTTAAACACTTTGCTGTAAATGAACAAGAAACATCAAGATCTGGTGTAACAACATGGTTAGATGAACAAACATTAAGAGAACTATACTTAAAACCATTTGAATATGCTGTTAAAGTTGGTAAAACAACTGGTATGATGTCTTCATTCAATAGAATCGGTACAGTATGGGCCGGTGGAGATTACCGCTTGTTGACAGAAGTATTAAGAGATGAATGGGGCTTTAGAGGCACCGTAATTAGTGACTTTAATACTGGCGGACATATGGATTCAAAACAAATGGCTTATGCTGGTGGTGACTTGAACCTCCAAAACTTCGGACAAGAATGGAATGCGAGAAAGTCGAATGCTACCGATATGACTATCCTTAGAATCGCAGCAAAAAACGTATTATATACAGTAGCAAATTCTAATGCAATGAATGCGGAAGTTAAATCATATAGATTGCCAATCTGGGTCGAAATCATGTATGGTATCGATGCCGTTGTGGCAGTGTCATTTGCAACATGGGGTGTTTTTGCAATTAGAAAGTCATTGAAGGTTACTAAGCAAGCATAG
- a CDS encoding InlB B-repeat-containing protein — MKKTIFARLFLVTLLALTASIVTACDKKKPEPTKEKYTVIFDVNAGDDVVTNDPGTVRVDENTPVSKPKTDPARTGYNFDGWYTNEEGTGDEYNFSTLVTKNNFVLFAKWSKQIITHSVHLVIGESDETTVQVESGKTLSVPAEPTKDNHRFDGWFLDENYSSKFNFNTVISEEITLYAKWVLRISVTYKLNDGQTEDIISMFDINTEHSLIDTPTREGFTFGGWFTNSELTAAYEADILSTSVILYAKWIDNSVSIKHNVQFNFNFTNTPESITVEVTEGAVVTQPSIQREGYRLVGWFIDDQSFTQRFSLSTPIDKDYVLYAKWVEVVKLTLDYNYENSINPGDITVDVNNAITTPNTPSRVGYTFAGWSIESSGLVGFDFSKGIQENTTLYAQWQKVHVFEAEYLDFSDFFGWGFSGNATGTDAIVEDVTGNAGVSNGRFVTYLYGNGITLDYEIYSDRAIDNVKFILRLSGEVKDFFIQSERTPNMLEEEPVYTIKVNDETIKYDSIYFIGVPSQSSNQLLPFEDYVISMNISLKEGLNTFTLITDNNLLMGGTMGATAPMIDCLKLETYAVLTWNPKLDNY, encoded by the coding sequence ATGAAAAAGACTATTTTTGCAAGACTATTTTTGGTTACACTGTTGGCATTAACAGCAAGCATCGTTACAGCATGTGACAAGAAAAAACCTGAACCTACCAAGGAAAAATACACGGTTATTTTTGATGTAAACGCAGGTGATGATGTTGTAACTAATGATCCAGGTACGGTACGTGTAGATGAAAACACGCCAGTAAGTAAACCTAAAACTGACCCAGCAAGAACTGGATATAATTTTGATGGGTGGTATACAAATGAAGAAGGAACTGGGGATGAATATAATTTCTCTACTTTAGTTACTAAGAATAATTTTGTGCTATTTGCCAAATGGAGTAAACAAATAATTACTCATTCGGTTCATTTAGTTATCGGTGAATCAGATGAAACTACTGTTCAAGTTGAAAGTGGCAAAACACTTTCAGTACCTGCTGAACCTACCAAAGATAATCATCGCTTTGATGGTTGGTTCTTAGATGAAAACTATAGTTCTAAGTTCAATTTTAATACGGTGATTTCTGAAGAAATTACGTTATATGCCAAGTGGGTTCTACGCATCTCTGTTACCTATAAACTAAACGACGGACAAACAGAAGACATCATTAGCATGTTTGATATCAATACAGAGCATAGTTTAATTGATACACCAACAAGAGAAGGATTCACATTCGGTGGATGGTTTACCAATAGCGAACTCACAGCTGCTTATGAGGCAGATATACTTTCTACTAGCGTTATTCTTTATGCAAAATGGATTGATAATTCAGTATCAATCAAACATAATGTACAGTTCAATTTCAACTTTACTAATACACCTGAAAGCATCACTGTTGAAGTTACTGAAGGTGCAGTCGTTACTCAACCTTCAATTCAAAGAGAAGGCTACAGATTAGTAGGATGGTTTATAGATGACCAATCATTTACTCAAAGATTTAGCTTATCAACTCCAATTGATAAGGATTATGTCCTATACGCAAAATGGGTAGAAGTCGTTAAGCTAACACTTGACTATAACTATGAGAATTCAATTAATCCTGGTGACATAACAGTGGATGTAAATAACGCGATCACTACACCAAATACGCCTTCAAGAGTGGGTTATACTTTTGCAGGATGGAGTATAGAATCTAGCGGACTCGTTGGCTTTGACTTTAGTAAAGGAATTCAAGAAAATACGACTTTATATGCACAATGGCAAAAAGTTCATGTCTTTGAAGCAGAGTATCTTGACTTCAGTGATTTCTTTGGTTGGGGCTTCTCTGGTAATGCAACAGGAACAGACGCAATCGTAGAAGATGTCACCGGAAATGCCGGAGTTAGTAATGGACGTTTTGTAACTTATCTTTATGGCAATGGCATCACACTCGACTACGAAATCTATTCAGATAGAGCAATCGACAATGTTAAATTCATTTTGAGATTGTCAGGTGAAGTTAAAGATTTCTTCATTCAATCGGAAAGAACACCTAATATGTTAGAAGAAGAACCGGTATATACCATTAAAGTGAACGATGAAACGATTAAGTATGACTCAATTTACTTTATCGGAGTTCCTTCACAATCTTCTAACCAATTACTACCATTTGAAGATTATGTAATCTCTATGAATATCAGTCTTAAAGAAGGTTTGAATACATTTACGCTAATTACAGATAATAATTTATTAATGGGTGGAACGATGGGTGCTACTGCACCAATGATCGACTGCCTTAAGTTAGAAACCTATGCAGTATTAACATGGAATCCTAAGTTAGATAACTACTAA